The proteins below are encoded in one region of Ornithinimicrobium avium:
- a CDS encoding ABC transporter permease: MPAATARHTAGRTGTGPLTGTGTLVRLMLRRDRLKLPAWVGGMGLFVVYVGVALPGVAPTEEALASVVPVFNQPVGRMFTGPGLGLDAPTYERFFAAGYVLYLFVIAALMNIMLLARHTRAEEQSGRAELVRANVAGRHAALTAALVVALVADVAVTLVVAGLASANGFAATGSLIVGVACGLVGLAFAGITAVTVQLSEYSRSAAGLAGGALGVAFVLRALGDMAQVGGSALSWASPLGWGSQAAPYVLDRWWPLLLHVALVVVTVTLAFWLQSRRDLGAGLVAARPGRPVARPSLGTPLGLAARLQRPSALAWGLAVVALGVVDGLFAQALVDSASELPPAIQEMFGTRGMTDGYLAFLAVLTGYVTSAYVVFAVQSLRVEEARGRAEAVLATPTSRAAWAGSHLVVVAAWAAAIMVATGLLTGLAAAGVTGDGSLLGRTLLAHVNLVPAVLVVLGLCALLYGWAPVLLAPVAWTLVGVMVLVGNFGTLLDLPRWLMDVSPLSHPAQVPVEELTVAPLVVLLVLAAVGVALGLLGLGRRQVHGRS, encoded by the coding sequence ATGCCGGCCGCGACCGCACGGCATACCGCCGGGCGCACCGGGACCGGGCCGCTGACCGGCACCGGCACGCTGGTGCGCCTGATGCTGCGCCGGGACCGCCTCAAGCTGCCCGCGTGGGTCGGCGGCATGGGACTGTTCGTCGTCTACGTGGGCGTCGCGCTGCCGGGGGTGGCCCCCACCGAGGAGGCGCTGGCGAGCGTCGTGCCCGTCTTCAACCAGCCGGTGGGGCGGATGTTCACCGGACCGGGCCTCGGGCTCGACGCACCGACCTACGAGCGCTTCTTCGCCGCCGGCTACGTCCTCTACCTGTTCGTCATCGCCGCCCTGATGAACATCATGCTTCTCGCCCGCCACACCCGCGCCGAGGAGCAGAGCGGCCGCGCCGAGCTGGTCCGCGCCAACGTCGCCGGGCGGCACGCCGCGCTCACCGCCGCGCTGGTCGTGGCCCTGGTCGCCGACGTCGCGGTGACTCTGGTGGTGGCCGGGCTGGCGAGCGCCAACGGGTTCGCGGCCACCGGCTCGCTGATCGTCGGGGTCGCCTGCGGGCTGGTCGGTCTGGCGTTCGCCGGGATCACGGCCGTCACCGTCCAGCTCAGCGAGTACTCCCGCTCAGCGGCGGGCCTGGCCGGCGGGGCGCTCGGCGTGGCCTTCGTGCTGCGCGCGCTGGGCGACATGGCGCAGGTCGGCGGCTCCGCCCTCTCCTGGGCCTCCCCGCTCGGGTGGGGCAGCCAGGCCGCCCCCTACGTCCTGGACCGCTGGTGGCCCCTGCTGCTCCACGTGGCCCTCGTCGTCGTCACCGTCACCCTCGCCTTCTGGCTGCAGTCGCGGCGCGACCTGGGCGCCGGGCTGGTGGCCGCGCGCCCCGGCCGTCCGGTCGCGCGCCCCTCTCTCGGGACACCGCTGGGGCTGGCGGCCCGGCTGCAGCGCCCCTCCGCCCTCGCCTGGGGCCTGGCGGTCGTGGCCCTCGGCGTCGTCGACGGCCTCTTCGCCCAGGCGCTCGTGGACTCCGCCTCCGAGCTGCCGCCCGCGATCCAGGAGATGTTCGGCACGCGGGGGATGACCGACGGCTACCTCGCCTTCCTCGCGGTGCTCACCGGCTACGTCACCAGCGCCTACGTGGTCTTCGCCGTGCAGAGCCTGCGCGTCGAGGAGGCCCGGGGCCGCGCCGAGGCCGTGCTGGCCACCCCCACGAGCAGGGCCGCATGGGCCGGGTCCCACCTGGTCGTGGTCGCCGCGTGGGCCGCCGCCATCATGGTCGCGACGGGGCTGCTCACCGGCCTCGCGGCCGCCGGTGTGACCGGCGACGGCTCGCTCCTTGGGCGCACCCTCCTGGCGCACGTGAACCTCGTCCCCGCGGTCCTGGTCGTCCTCGGTCTGTGCGCGCTGCTCTACGGATGGGCACCGGTGCTGCTGGCCCCCGTCGCCTGGACGCTGGTGGGCGTGATGGTCCTCGTGGGCAACTTCGGCACCCTGCTCGACCTGCCGCGCTGGCTGATGGACGTCTCACCGCTGAGCCACCCCGCCCAGGTCCCCGTCGAGGAGCTCACGGTCGCGCCCCTGGTGGTGCTGCTCGTGCTCGCCGCCGTCGGGGTCGCCCTCGGCCTGCTCGGGCTGGGCCGTCGACAGGTCCACGGGCGTTCCTGA
- a CDS encoding ABC transporter ATP-binding protein: MNAPVIRTTGLVKRFGATAALDGLDLTVEPGEVHGFLGPNGAGKSTTMRVLLGMLRADGGTVELFGADPWADSVQLHRRLAYVPGDVELWPNLTGGEAIDLFARLRGALDKNRRDELVERFDLDPGKKARTYSKGNRQKVALISALASPVDLLLLDEPTAGLDPLMEVVFQDCIREARETGTTVLLSSHILAQVEVLADRISIIRHGQIVESGSLRDLRHMSRTTIIADAVGDPAHLAQQPGVHDLHVGDGQVRLEVDGDQVQPVLRALADIGVRSLVAHPPTLEQLLMRHYGEDLAQRDRAEQAALEAR; encoded by the coding sequence ATGAACGCACCCGTCATCCGGACCACCGGGCTGGTCAAGCGCTTCGGCGCGACGGCCGCCCTCGACGGGCTCGACCTCACCGTGGAGCCGGGCGAGGTCCACGGCTTCCTCGGGCCCAACGGCGCCGGCAAGTCGACGACGATGCGCGTCCTGCTCGGGATGCTGCGCGCCGACGGCGGCACCGTGGAGCTCTTCGGCGCCGACCCGTGGGCCGACTCGGTGCAGCTGCACCGCCGGCTGGCCTACGTGCCCGGTGACGTCGAGCTGTGGCCCAACCTCACCGGCGGCGAGGCGATCGACCTCTTCGCCCGCCTCCGCGGGGCCCTCGACAAGAACCGGCGCGACGAGCTGGTCGAGCGCTTCGACCTCGACCCCGGCAAGAAGGCGCGCACCTACTCCAAGGGCAACCGGCAGAAGGTGGCCCTGATCTCGGCGCTGGCCTCGCCGGTCGACCTGCTCCTGCTCGACGAGCCGACCGCGGGGCTCGACCCGCTCATGGAGGTCGTCTTCCAGGACTGCATCAGGGAGGCGCGGGAGACGGGCACCACCGTCCTGCTCTCCTCGCACATCCTGGCCCAGGTCGAGGTGCTCGCCGACCGGATCTCGATCATCCGGCACGGGCAGATCGTCGAGAGCGGCAGCCTGCGGGACCTGCGGCACATGTCGCGCACCACGATCATCGCCGACGCGGTCGGCGATCCCGCCCACCTGGCCCAGCAGCCCGGCGTGCACGACCTGCACGTCGGGGACGGCCAGGTCCGCCTCGAGGTCGACGGCGACCAGGTGCAGCCGGTGCTGCGAGCGCTCGCCGACATCGGCGTGCGCTCGCTGGTCGCCCACCCGCCGACGCTGGAGCAGCTGCTGATGCGCCACTACGGCGAGGACCTCGCGCAGCGCGACCGTGCCGAGCAGGCCGCGCTGGAGGCGCGCTGA
- a CDS encoding TetR family transcriptional regulator: MSSERTSTAPPSGSAQDRILVAAVDLFGRRGLRSTTLKAVAEQAGVSPALVVHHFGSKAGLRTACDRRLAERVRSTKGAALRRGAQLHPGGVLAQIEDSRPLLRYLARAVVEPSPEVDELIDELIADALDYTAAAEADGQVRPSADPRARMVVLTVWSLGALVLHEQLERLLDVDLLDEGGDVLPYLRAAVEIFTQGVLTHDAVVTEGMS; this comes from the coding sequence GTGTCGAGCGAGCGCACGTCCACCGCCCCTCCGTCCGGCAGCGCCCAGGACCGCATCCTCGTGGCCGCCGTCGACCTCTTCGGCCGCCGTGGCCTTCGTTCCACGACTCTCAAGGCGGTCGCCGAGCAGGCCGGTGTCTCCCCTGCGCTGGTCGTCCACCACTTCGGGTCCAAGGCAGGGCTGCGCACCGCGTGCGACCGCCGGCTCGCCGAGCGGGTCCGGTCGACCAAGGGTGCCGCCCTGCGCCGAGGCGCCCAGCTCCACCCGGGCGGCGTGCTCGCGCAGATCGAGGACAGTCGCCCCCTGCTGCGCTACCTCGCCCGGGCCGTCGTGGAACCCAGCCCCGAGGTCGACGAGCTCATCGACGAGCTCATCGCCGACGCTCTCGACTACACCGCCGCCGCAGAGGCCGACGGCCAGGTCCGGCCCAGTGCCGACCCCCGGGCCCGGATGGTCGTGCTGACCGTCTGGTCGCTGGGGGCGCTGGTGCTGCACGAGCAGCTCGAGCGGCTGCTCGACGTCGACCTGCTCGACGAGGGCGGCGACGTGCTGCCCTATCTGCGCGCCGCCGTCGAGATCTTCACCCAGGGCGTCCTGACGCACGACGCCGTCGTCACGGAAGGGATGTCATGA
- a CDS encoding MarR family winged helix-turn-helix transcriptional regulator → MGQGRVRGEGEDDVDGVVAAWRRERPDLDVAPLEVLSRVSRLSRHLDIARRQAFADQGLEAWEFDVLSALRRSGDPYQLTPGDLLRETLVTSGTMTNRIDRLAARGLLTRRASPRDRRAVLVTLTEEGRRLADQALEALLEHEHELLAGLPPGDRAELAVYLKRLLVDFEP, encoded by the coding sequence ATGGGTCAGGGCCGCGTGCGCGGGGAGGGCGAGGACGACGTCGACGGTGTCGTCGCCGCCTGGCGCCGCGAGCGCCCGGACCTCGACGTCGCCCCCCTGGAGGTGCTCTCGCGGGTCTCCCGGCTGTCGCGTCACCTGGACATCGCGCGCAGGCAGGCCTTCGCCGACCAGGGCCTGGAGGCCTGGGAGTTCGACGTGCTCTCGGCGCTGCGCCGCTCCGGCGACCCCTACCAGCTCACCCCCGGCGACCTGCTGCGCGAGACCCTCGTCACCAGCGGCACGATGACCAACCGGATCGACCGGCTCGCCGCCCGCGGCCTGCTGACCCGCCGCGCCTCGCCGCGCGACCGGCGCGCGGTGCTGGTCACGCTGACCGAGGAGGGCCGCCGGCTGGCCGACCAGGCCCTCGAGGCCCTGCTCGAGCACGAGCACGAGCTGCTGGCCGGGCTGCCCCCCGGCGACCGGGCCGAGCTGGCCGTCTACCTCAAGAGGCTGCTGGTCGACTTCGAGCCCTGA
- a CDS encoding TetR/AcrR family transcriptional regulator, whose amino-acid sequence MTGPQRRQQLIEVGRRLFAEKGFEGTTVEEIAATAEVSKPVLYEHFGGKEGLYAVVVDREIQALLTQVTAALQPTEPGRAPHSRALLEAAALALLDYIESSTDGFRILVRDSPPGQSTGSFASLISDIASQVEHILAAEFRRQRLDPKTAPLYAQMLVGMVAIPGGWWLDSRRMKKEDVAAHLVNLAWNGLSGMEPRPTLRTKPHKG is encoded by the coding sequence ATGACCGGCCCGCAGCGCCGCCAGCAGCTCATCGAGGTGGGGCGTCGGCTCTTCGCCGAGAAGGGCTTCGAGGGCACCACGGTGGAGGAGATCGCCGCGACCGCCGAGGTGTCCAAGCCGGTCCTCTACGAGCACTTCGGTGGCAAGGAGGGGCTCTACGCGGTCGTCGTCGACCGCGAGATCCAGGCCCTGCTCACGCAGGTGACGGCGGCCCTGCAGCCGACCGAGCCCGGCCGCGCCCCGCACTCACGAGCGCTGCTCGAGGCGGCCGCGCTGGCCCTGCTGGACTACATCGAGAGCTCCACCGACGGCTTCCGCATCCTGGTCCGCGACAGCCCGCCCGGGCAGTCCACGGGGTCCTTCGCCAGCCTGATCAGCGACATCGCCAGCCAGGTCGAGCACATCCTGGCCGCCGAGTTCAGGCGGCAGCGGCTGGACCCCAAGACGGCGCCGCTCTACGCGCAGATGCTCGTGGGCATGGTGGCGATCCCCGGCGGCTGGTGGCTGGACTCGCGCCGGATGAAGAAGGAGGACGTGGCCGCCCACCTGGTCAACCTGGCGTGGAACGGCCTGTCCGGCATGGAGCCCAGGCCCACGCTGCGCACCAAGCCGCACAAGGGCTGA
- the glmU gene encoding bifunctional UDP-N-acetylglucosamine diphosphorylase/glucosamine-1-phosphate N-acetyltransferase GlmU, with translation MTSYHPAAVIVLAAGEGTRMKSTTPKVLHRIGGRSLLGHALHAARQVAPEHLAVVVRHERQRVADHVAELDAGALVADQDEVKGTGRACECGLNALPADLTGTVLVTMGDVPLLTGQTLVELTERHESSGAAVTVITAELPDAKAYGRVVRDGAGDVVEIMEYKDALAHREAGDEYAHVVDVREINSGIYAFDAQVLRSALAEVGTENAQGEKYLTDVIGIARRDGRRVAALLVDDVWQTEGVNDRVQLAELGRELNRRTVEHWMREGVTVVDPATTWIDADVTIGRDTTVRPGTQLLGATTVGADGVIGPDTTLTDVEVGDGASVVRTQAELATVGPGATVGPFSYLRPGTVLGAGGKIGGFVETKNAQIGDGAKVPHLTYCGDATIGEGANIGAGTIFANYDGVAKHRTTVGRHSFVGSDSVLVAPVEIADGAYVAAGSTIEGRVGPGQIAVARGRQRNVDGWVARRRAGTATARAAEEAQQAARDGAVDGEARHTSPEPTPTQES, from the coding sequence GTGACCTCGTACCACCCTGCCGCCGTCATCGTCCTGGCCGCCGGCGAAGGCACCCGGATGAAGTCCACGACCCCCAAGGTTCTGCACCGCATCGGCGGTCGCTCGCTGCTGGGCCACGCCCTGCACGCCGCCCGACAGGTCGCTCCGGAGCACCTGGCCGTCGTGGTCCGCCACGAGCGGCAACGGGTCGCCGACCACGTCGCCGAGCTCGACGCCGGGGCCCTCGTCGCCGACCAGGACGAGGTCAAGGGCACCGGGCGGGCCTGCGAGTGCGGGCTGAACGCGCTGCCCGCCGACCTGACCGGCACCGTCCTGGTGACGATGGGCGACGTGCCCCTGCTCACCGGCCAGACCCTCGTGGAGCTGACCGAGCGGCACGAGTCCTCCGGGGCGGCCGTCACCGTCATCACCGCCGAGCTGCCCGACGCCAAGGCCTACGGCCGGGTGGTGCGCGACGGGGCCGGGGACGTCGTGGAGATCATGGAGTACAAGGACGCCCTGGCCCACCGCGAGGCCGGCGACGAGTACGCCCACGTGGTGGACGTCCGGGAGATCAACTCCGGCATCTACGCCTTCGACGCACAGGTCCTTCGGTCGGCGCTGGCCGAGGTGGGGACCGAGAACGCCCAGGGGGAGAAGTACCTCACCGACGTCATCGGGATCGCCCGCCGCGACGGCCGCCGCGTGGCCGCGCTGCTGGTGGACGACGTCTGGCAGACCGAGGGCGTCAACGACCGGGTGCAGCTGGCCGAGCTGGGCCGGGAGCTCAACCGCCGCACGGTCGAGCACTGGATGCGCGAGGGCGTCACCGTCGTCGACCCGGCCACGACCTGGATCGACGCCGACGTCACGATCGGCCGGGACACCACGGTGCGCCCCGGCACCCAGCTGCTGGGCGCCACGACCGTCGGCGCCGACGGCGTGATCGGCCCGGACACGACGCTCACCGACGTGGAGGTCGGCGACGGCGCCAGCGTGGTGCGGACCCAGGCCGAGCTGGCCACGGTCGGCCCCGGCGCCACCGTCGGCCCGTTCTCCTACCTGCGGCCGGGCACGGTCCTGGGGGCGGGTGGCAAGATCGGCGGCTTCGTGGAGACCAAGAACGCCCAGATCGGCGACGGTGCCAAGGTGCCGCACCTGACCTACTGCGGCGACGCGACGATCGGCGAGGGTGCCAACATCGGCGCCGGCACGATCTTCGCCAACTACGACGGCGTCGCCAAGCACCGCACCACGGTCGGGCGGCACAGCTTCGTCGGCTCCGACTCCGTCCTCGTGGCTCCCGTGGAGATCGCCGACGGCGCCTACGTCGCGGCCGGGTCGACCATCGAGGGCCGGGTGGGCCCGGGCCAGATCGCGGTCGCCCGCGGCCGCCAGCGCAACGTCGACGGCTGGGTGGCGCGTCGTCGCGCCGGCACGGCGACGGCGCGTGCCGCCGAGGAGGCGCAGCAGGCCGCCCGGGACGGCGCCGTTGACGGCGAGGCACGGCATACCTCCCCCGAACCCACCCCCACCCAGGAGAGCTGA
- a CDS encoding ribose-phosphate diphosphokinase codes for MTGIHRTPEKNLMVFSGRAYPALAEEIADNLGTSLVPSQNYAFANSEIYVRFDESVRGCDAFVIQSHTAPVNEWIMEHLIMVDALKRASAKRITVVLPFYGYARQDKKHRGREPISARLMADLFKTAGADRLMAVDLHTAQIQGFFDGPVDHLMALPILADYVKEKYGHEQLAVVSPDAGRIKVAEYWSNRLGGVPLAFIHKTRDITRPNQSMAKRVVGEVEGRTCVLVDDMIDSGGTICQAADALMADGARSVVIAATHAIFSDPAVDRLRESVAREVIVTNTLPISEEARALDKVTELSIAPLISRAIREVFEDGSVTSMFDGRA; via the coding sequence ATGACCGGCATCCACCGCACGCCCGAGAAGAACCTGATGGTGTTCTCCGGCCGCGCCTACCCCGCGCTGGCCGAGGAGATCGCGGACAACCTCGGGACGTCGCTGGTGCCGAGCCAGAACTACGCCTTCGCCAACAGCGAGATCTACGTGCGCTTCGACGAGTCGGTGCGCGGGTGCGACGCCTTCGTCATCCAGAGCCACACCGCGCCGGTCAACGAGTGGATCATGGAGCACCTGATCATGGTCGACGCGCTCAAGCGCGCCTCGGCCAAGCGGATCACCGTGGTGCTGCCGTTCTACGGCTACGCCCGCCAGGACAAGAAGCACCGCGGCCGTGAGCCGATCTCGGCGCGCCTGATGGCCGACCTGTTCAAGACCGCCGGCGCCGACCGGCTGATGGCCGTCGACCTGCACACCGCGCAGATCCAGGGCTTCTTCGACGGGCCGGTCGACCACCTCATGGCCCTGCCGATCCTGGCCGACTACGTCAAGGAGAAGTACGGCCACGAGCAGCTGGCGGTCGTCTCCCCGGACGCCGGCCGGATCAAGGTCGCGGAGTACTGGTCCAACCGGCTCGGCGGCGTGCCGCTGGCCTTCATCCACAAGACCCGCGACATCACCCGGCCCAACCAGTCGATGGCCAAGCGGGTCGTCGGGGAGGTCGAGGGCCGCACCTGCGTGCTGGTCGACGACATGATCGACTCCGGCGGCACGATCTGCCAGGCCGCCGACGCGCTGATGGCCGACGGGGCCCGCAGCGTCGTCATCGCCGCCACCCACGCGATCTTCTCCGACCCGGCCGTGGACCGGCTGCGCGAGTCGGTGGCGCGCGAGGTGATCGTCACCAACACGCTGCCGATCTCGGAGGAGGCCCGGGCCCTGGACAAGGTCACCGAGCTCTCGATCGCGCCGCTGATCAGCCGCGCCATCCGCGAGGTGTTCGAGGACGGCTCGGTCACCTCGATGTTCGACGGCCGCGCCTAG
- a CDS encoding 50S ribosomal protein L25/general stress protein Ctc translates to MSDQIKITAEQRTEFGKGAARRIRRTDKIPAVLYGRGTEPEHLTLPGHATMMALKIQNAVLTLDVEGEERLALAKDVQRDPIKRTIEHVDLVLIKKGERVVVDIAIHVEGDAAPDTFVNLEYPHISVETEATHIPESFTVSVEGKEPGFQILAGGVELPEGVTLVTDPEELIVHVSKSISEEALEAELAEAEAEAGIEHEESDEEAAAEGEGEAAVEGGDEDKSEE, encoded by the coding sequence ATGTCCGACCAGATCAAGATCACCGCAGAGCAGCGCACCGAGTTCGGCAAGGGCGCGGCCCGCCGCATCCGGCGCACCGACAAGATCCCCGCCGTCCTCTACGGGCGCGGCACCGAACCCGAGCACCTGACCCTGCCCGGCCACGCCACCATGATGGCGCTGAAGATCCAGAACGCCGTCCTCACCCTGGACGTCGAGGGCGAGGAGCGCCTGGCCCTGGCCAAGGACGTCCAGCGCGACCCGATCAAGCGCACCATCGAGCACGTCGACCTCGTCCTCATCAAGAAGGGCGAGAGGGTCGTCGTCGACATCGCGATCCACGTCGAGGGCGACGCCGCACCGGACACCTTCGTCAACCTGGAGTACCCGCACATCTCCGTGGAGACCGAGGCCACCCACATCCCCGAGTCCTTCACCGTCTCGGTCGAGGGCAAGGAGCCCGGCTTCCAGATCCTTGCCGGCGGCGTCGAGCTGCCCGAGGGCGTGACCCTGGTCACCGACCCCGAGGAGCTCATCGTCCACGTCTCCAAGTCCATCTCCGAGGAGGCCCTGGAGGCCGAGCTCGCCGAGGCCGAGGCCGAGGCCGGCATCGAGCACGAGGAGAGCGACGAGGAGGCCGCGGCCGAGGGCGAGGGTGAGGCCGCCGTCGAGGGCGGCGACGAGGACAAGTCCGAGGAGTGA
- the pth gene encoding aminoacyl-tRNA hydrolase codes for MDAPWLVVGLGNPGPRYEGNRHNVGAMVLAELARGASATLRQHKKAQAWAAEVRLGTAPGGLPGPRAVLARPATYMNVSGGPVAGLVNFYKVPLEQVVVVHDELDIDFGAVRLKRGGGEGGHNGLRSISQSLGSRDYLRVRLGVGRPPGRQDPADYVLSDFPARDRTEVELLVGDGGDAVLDLVQLGLEATQQRFHSR; via the coding sequence GTGGACGCACCCTGGCTCGTCGTCGGTCTGGGCAACCCCGGACCGCGCTACGAGGGCAACCGGCACAACGTCGGCGCGATGGTCCTCGCCGAGCTGGCGCGCGGCGCCTCGGCCACGCTGCGCCAGCACAAGAAGGCCCAGGCCTGGGCCGCGGAGGTGCGGCTGGGCACCGCACCGGGCGGGCTGCCCGGCCCGCGCGCGGTGCTCGCCCGGCCCGCGACCTACATGAACGTCTCCGGGGGACCGGTCGCCGGCCTGGTCAACTTCTACAAGGTGCCGCTGGAGCAGGTGGTCGTCGTCCACGACGAGCTCGACATCGACTTCGGCGCCGTCCGGCTCAAGCGGGGCGGCGGGGAGGGCGGCCACAACGGGTTGCGCTCGATCAGCCAGTCCCTGGGCAGCCGCGACTACCTGCGCGTCCGGCTGGGCGTGGGACGACCCCCGGGCCGCCAGGACCCGGCCGACTACGTGCTGTCCGACTTCCCCGCGCGCGACCGCACCGAGGTGGAGCTGCTGGTCGGCGACGGCGGCGACGCGGTCCTGGACCTCGTGCAGCTGGGGCTCGAGGCGACCCAGCAGCGGTTCCACTCCCGCTGA
- a CDS encoding 3-deoxy-7-phosphoheptulonate synthase, whose protein sequence is MTPTTTAGRATDDLRVLRMEPLPTPREVRAGLPLPEACAELVDRSRREVQEVLRGQDDRLLVVVGPCSVHDPVAALDYARRLQAQARRLEDDLLVVMRVYFEKPRTTTGWKGLVNDPDLDGSYDIPRGLRLGRQVLLDVLGAGLPAACEFLETTTPQYLSDAVTYGAVGARTVESQVHRQLVSGLSMPVGLKNGSDGDVQVAVDACVAAAAAQTFLGVDADGRAAVVETAGNRDAHVVLRGGRAAPNHDAVSVQAAADRLAGAGLQRRLVVDASHGNSRKDHVRQAGVAREIGAQVAAGEDAVVGIMLESFLVPGRQEPAPAGLVYGQSVTDACMGWDTTVEVLDDLAGAVRTRRQVRRSDPA, encoded by the coding sequence ATGACCCCCACCACGACCGCGGGACGCGCCACCGACGACCTGCGCGTGCTGCGGATGGAGCCGCTGCCCACCCCGCGGGAGGTCCGGGCCGGCCTGCCGCTGCCCGAGGCCTGCGCCGAGCTCGTGGACCGCTCCCGGCGCGAGGTCCAGGAGGTGCTGAGAGGCCAGGACGACCGCCTCCTCGTCGTCGTCGGCCCCTGCTCGGTCCACGACCCCGTCGCGGCCCTCGACTACGCCCGGCGTCTTCAGGCCCAGGCGCGCCGGCTCGAGGACGACCTGCTCGTGGTGATGCGCGTCTACTTCGAGAAGCCCCGCACCACGACCGGCTGGAAGGGTCTGGTCAACGACCCCGACCTCGACGGCAGCTACGACATCCCCCGTGGGCTGCGGCTGGGCCGGCAGGTGCTGCTGGACGTGCTCGGTGCCGGGCTTCCGGCGGCCTGCGAGTTCCTCGAGACGACCACGCCCCAGTACCTGTCCGACGCGGTCACCTACGGCGCGGTCGGGGCGCGCACCGTCGAGTCCCAGGTCCACCGCCAGCTCGTCTCCGGGCTGTCGATGCCGGTCGGCCTCAAGAACGGCTCCGACGGCGACGTGCAGGTCGCGGTCGACGCCTGCGTGGCGGCCGCGGCGGCGCAGACCTTCCTCGGCGTGGACGCGGACGGACGCGCCGCCGTGGTCGAGACGGCGGGCAACCGGGACGCGCACGTGGTGCTGCGGGGCGGCCGGGCTGCCCCCAACCACGACGCGGTCTCGGTGCAGGCTGCGGCCGACCGGCTCGCCGGCGCGGGCCTGCAGCGCCGGCTCGTGGTGGACGCCAGCCACGGCAACAGCCGCAAGGACCACGTGCGCCAGGCCGGCGTCGCGCGGGAGATCGGGGCGCAGGTCGCTGCGGGCGAGGACGCCGTCGTCGGCATCATGCTGGAGAGCTTCCTCGTCCCGGGCCGTCAGGAGCCGGCACCCGCCGGCCTGGTCTACGGGCAGTCGGTCACCGACGCGTGCATGGGCTGGGACACGACGGTGGAGGTCCTCGACGACCTCGCCGGGGCGGTCCGGACGCGACGGCAGGTCCGCCGCTCCGACCCGGCCTGA
- a CDS encoding PspA/IM30 family protein — MTQKQTVLGRISQLARANINSLLDRAEDPEKMLDQLVRDYTNSIAEAEEAVAQTIANVRMAESDLQSDRDASAEWGRKAAAASAKAEELRGKGDPDGAFKFDDLARVALSRQIQHENDVKVMEPNVQQQNATIEQLKDGLTQMKTKLEDLKSRRSTLVARARSVEAQNKVQDAMSSIDVMDPTSDLSRWDDSIRKEEALVQGRAEAQSTSLEDQFAELESGSADAEVEARLQALKNQQG; from the coding sequence ATGACCCAGAAGCAGACCGTCCTCGGGCGCATCAGCCAGCTCGCGCGCGCCAACATCAACTCGCTGCTGGACCGCGCGGAGGACCCCGAGAAGATGCTGGACCAGCTCGTCCGGGACTACACCAACAGCATCGCCGAGGCCGAGGAGGCGGTGGCCCAGACCATCGCCAACGTGCGGATGGCGGAGTCCGACCTGCAGTCCGACCGCGACGCCTCGGCCGAGTGGGGACGCAAGGCGGCGGCCGCCTCGGCCAAGGCCGAGGAGCTGCGCGGCAAGGGCGACCCCGACGGGGCGTTCAAGTTCGACGACCTCGCACGGGTTGCCCTCAGCCGGCAGATCCAGCACGAGAACGACGTCAAGGTCATGGAGCCCAACGTCCAGCAGCAGAACGCCACCATCGAGCAGCTCAAGGACGGGCTGACCCAGATGAAGACCAAGCTGGAGGACCTGAAGTCGCGGCGCAGCACGCTCGTGGCCCGGGCCCGCAGCGTCGAGGCGCAGAACAAGGTCCAGGACGCGATGTCCTCCATCGACGTGATGGACCCGACCAGCGACCTGTCCCGGTGGGACGACAGCATCCGCAAGGAGGAGGCGCTCGTGCAGGGCCGCGCCGAGGCGCAGTCCACCTCGCTGGAGGACCAGTTCGCCGAGCTGGAGTCGGGCTCGGCCGACGCCGAGGTGGAGGCTCGCCTGCAGGCCCTGAAGAACCAGCAGGGCTGA